The genomic region TTCCGTTGGCGTCGGTGCTGGTACCATTATCGGTGCCTTTCTCCAGTATTGTTACACCGGGGAGAGGCTCTCCGTCAGAAACAGAAGTCACTGTTCCGTTAATAGTTATTTGAGCATATGAAACGGCGGTAATGCCGAACATAAATAAAAAAAGGCATGCTAATTGCCATACCCTGCTCACTACACTTAATAATTTGTTTTTCGAAGGAGACACAGCTTGCACCGTGTCCGGTTTGTATCTGTAGGTCATATAGTTCTTCCTTGTTGATTTTAATATTAATTCTAACATTCAAATACAGGTATGATAATTAGATAGTATTTGAATCTTATGAGATAGTTATGCTCTCTCGTTAATTGTGTATTTGATGATTAATACGTTTAGAAATTATATTTCTATTGTAAGAGCTCATTCAGACTACTTAATCAAAAGGTGAATTTCAATTCGATTTATTTTTTTGAAAAAAAAGATGCTCTTTCATCAAATCTTCATAAAACAGTAATCTATGAATAAAGATGTCAGAATGGATCTTAGGAATTACTGTTAATTGTTGTAAACCCATTTTTTGGGGTTGCAGATTATTTCCCGTAAATCATAAAAATGGTGGGGCGTTTGTGGAGATCCGGAAGTTTATCTGATGCCCATTCTGAAACATATTTAGAAATGATTTCTTCGGAGGGCAAGGTAATATCGGTAGCTGTACAAACTCTTGTTGTTGATGAACAGGTGGAAAGTATATCTTTTAAGAGTTCATTATTTCGATAGGGAGCTTCCATAAAGATTTGGGTTCGGTCATGCCGGCGGGATTCTCCTTCAAGTTGAGTGATCATGGATTTTCGTTTGTTTTGATCCATGGGCAAATATCCGTGAAAAGCAAAGTTTTGTCCGTTAAATCCGGAAGCCATTAAAGCCAGTAAAATAGAAGAAGGCCCTACTAAAGGAATTACTTTTATACCATTCTGATGAGCCATTTTAACCAATTTTGCTCCCGGATCTGCTACTGCAGGTGCACCGGCTTCAGAAAGAATACCCGCATTTTTGCCTTTTTTGATTGGCTTTAAAAAGGAATGAATTTCTTGGTCAGGGGTATTTTTATTGAGATGGTAAAACTCAATTTCGTACTCCGGAACCGTATCGCCGGCCCATTGCAAAAAAGAAGTGGCACTCCGGATGTTTTCGACCATTAATACATCCAGCGACCGAAGAATAGTTAAGGTATGTTCGGGGAGGGTGTTATTATCAGGAGTGTTGCCCAGTGTGGTGGGGATGAGGTATAAAGTACCAGCCATTAATCTACTCTTTCGATTTCAAATTTTTCGTCATTTTCATCTGCAACTTTACGGCGGATGTATCGGTTCACAAAAAAGCCAAATATCACGGTAACCGTAAACCCAATGAAAGCTACACTCATATTAAAAAAGGAAGTGCTTTTTTGAATCTGAAATGTAGGGTAGAGTACAATTTC from Gracilimonas sp. harbors:
- a CDS encoding SAM-dependent methyltransferase; this translates as MAGTLYLIPTTLGNTPDNNTLPEHTLTILRSLDVLMVENIRSATSFLQWAGDTVPEYEIEFYHLNKNTPDQEIHSFLKPIKKGKNAGILSEAGAPAVADPGAKLVKMAHQNGIKVIPLVGPSSILLALMASGFNGQNFAFHGYLPMDQNKRKSMITQLEGESRRHDRTQIFMEAPYRNNELLKDILSTCSSTTRVCTATDITLPSEEIISKYVSEWASDKLPDLHKRPTIFMIYGK